Within the Novosphingobium pentaromativorans US6-1 genome, the region GGGTGCGGACTTTCTGTTGGCCCCCGGTCTTTTCGGGGTAATTTTTGTTACTTGTCATAAGTCCCCATGATGGGCGCGGCTCTTACCACCATGGGATCGGGGCCGGAAGTTCATTGTCATCAAGGTGACTACTTGTTCACAATCCTTAACGACCCTTCGGCTTGCCTCCTGCCGAAACGAACATTGTCGCAATCGCGCCGATGAGCATGAGAACCCCGGCCAACATCAGTGCATTGCGCGAATCCCCGCCCAGCAGGGGCGTGTAGATCACCGGCATCGTCAGCGTTTCGATCAGCATGGGAATGACGATGAACATGTTGAAGATGCCCATGTAGATACCATAGCGTTCGGACGGGATGGAATCGGCGAGCATGACGTAAGTGTTGCCCATCATGCCGGCCCACCCCAGGCCGATGCCCAGCATCAGCGCGTAAAGCAGCGGCAGCGATCCGACGTTGGGGATGGCCAGCATGGCCAGCCCAGAGGCCGTCAGGCATGCGGCGTGGACGCTGCGTGCGCCCTGGCGCTTGACGATCGGGATGAGGGCAAGGGCGGCAAGAAAGGCGATGAAGTTGAAGAAGGCGCCCAGCTGCTGGGCGGTCAATATGCCGGAACGGAAGCCTTCGGAACCGGGGTCGGTCGTATCGAACAGAGAGCGCGCCAGCGCGAAGGCGATGTACTGCCAGTACACGAACATCGCATACCACTGGCACAGCATGGCCAGCGCAAGCTGGCGCATGGGGCGCGGCATCTGCCGGATGGCGCTGCCGATCTCGCGTAAGGTGGCTCCTGCCGTGAGCGGCGATCTGTCGATATGCGCGCGCTGTTCCTCGGAGAGGGGCAGTTCCGGTACGCGCCAGACCGAATAGACGATTGTCGCGATCGACAGGATCGCGCCGATCACGAAGGCGATGCGGATCACGATGGGAATGCCGTTGGGATCGAGCGCGTTGCGGTCGATCACGGCGGTGAGCAGCGAAGGGCTGAGATAGGACAGCGTCTGGGCAAGCCCGGTGAAAGCGCTCTGGGTAAGGAATCCGGTCGGTCGCTGGTCCGGGGCCAGGCGGTCTGCAACATAAGCGCGATAGGGCTCCATCGCGATGTTGTTGCCTGCATCCAGCAGCCAGAGCATGCTCGCCGCAACCCAAAGCGTGGGCGAATAGGGCATGGCCAGAAGGCACAGCGAACAGATCACCGCGCCGATCAGGAAATAGGGCGTGCGGCGGCCCAAGCGCGATCGGGTGCGGTCGCTCATGGCGCCGATGATCGGCTGGACGAGAAGGCCGGTGATCGGGCCTGCCAGCCAGAGCAGCGGCATGATTGCCTCGCTGGCGCCAAGTATGCCGTAGAATGGCCCCATGTTCGCCTGCTGCAGGCCGAAGCTGAACTGCAGGCCGAAAAAAC harbors:
- a CDS encoding MFS transporter yields the protein MSTAQNKPRLPLARIVEMNVGFFGLQFSFGLQQANMGPFYGILGASEAIMPLLWLAGPITGLLVQPIIGAMSDRTRSRLGRRTPYFLIGAVICSLCLLAMPYSPTLWVAASMLWLLDAGNNIAMEPYRAYVADRLAPDQRPTGFLTQSAFTGLAQTLSYLSPSLLTAVIDRNALDPNGIPIVIRIAFVIGAILSIATIVYSVWRVPELPLSEEQRAHIDRSPLTAGATLREIGSAIRQMPRPMRQLALAMLCQWYAMFVYWQYIAFALARSLFDTTDPGSEGFRSGILTAQQLGAFFNFIAFLAALALIPIVKRQGARSVHAACLTASGLAMLAIPNVGSLPLLYALMLGIGLGWAGMMGNTYVMLADSIPSERYGIYMGIFNMFIVIPMLIETLTMPVIYTPLLGGDSRNALMLAGVLMLIGAIATMFVSAGGKPKGR